In Scophthalmus maximus strain ysfricsl-2021 chromosome 5, ASM2237912v1, whole genome shotgun sequence, a single window of DNA contains:
- the eif4g1a gene encoding eukaryotic translation initiation factor 4 gamma 1a isoform X5 encodes MNKPPQPITGPSSVPNPAPSPGLTQAAYGPGQPPSLVFATPPPPQMNSAPQPRQSYYPNRPTMATSAPRVQTSSGPRPVGPTHVYPTSSQMMMLSQQQLSFAGSPQGYFIPPPGQYRAPYMPPTQQYPVTSGTAGFYPGTSPAEYTTYAGAYYPAQPQYSPSVQPAPVMINPTQQQQQAPPPQQPPPQPQGPLKRERKPIRIRDPNQGGRDITEEIMSGGRSTTTPTPPQASAADLSPAQTNGEIVQPVATVTRQDENMESSVTADTPPPPATADTEPVIEAKQETDSQMAVCAESAAQSAASPADTEVPSPLIEEQQPPSSLPPAVASTPTPAEAVNKDVSKVGDTVDAPVVPSASLAAQEAPVKVEEPQAAPAPPETAPENEEKTTEEVKKTEKEEEVASSKLEPAVEVAAAVAPVTMAKEEAVTKTATEMSQPPPSAPECAPPQTQSAAPSSAPEPEPIADETAEPLLSNGLPQDIEDLPEDVAVSDTTPLDKPDALQSQESTPVAKMAAPTQVEEEVEEEVEEEVEVEEEVKEEEVKVEVEEEKEEEEEKEEEKEEEKEEVEEEVEEEKKGDEVKEKSEDAPPATVSCPTEESTMQAATSLPKKRRNMKELNKKEAIGDLLDAFTDEQDPKPAPEPSSTQAEPVPVAPAEPPAEVVDETWEEKEDKQNATPEPTEQKYQYKGEQWKPIDPEDKKRYDREFLLGFQFSSASVTKPEGLPTISDVVLDKVNKTPLRPVDPARLMNVGPDFTPSYLGNLGSRSVGGPRGPPPGPRRSQQGQRKEPRKIIISSMSLNDDVQLNKAEKAWKPSVKKSTRSRAAEDAAPAVTAEDNDSDEAKTQELFKRLRSILNKLTPQKFQELMKQVTDLTIDTEERLKGAIDLIFEKAISEPNFSVAYANMCRCLMGLKVPTSDKPGTFANFRKLLLNRCQKEFEKDQDDAEIFEKKQKEMEASKDEEERERLRVALEDSKDKARRRSLGNIKFIGELFKLKMLTEAIMHDCVVKLLKNHDEESLECLCRLLSTIGKDLDFEKAKPRMDQYFAQMDKIIKEKKTSSRIRFMLQDILDVRRNNWVPRRGDQGPKTIDQIHKEAEMEEVREQSKVQQLIMNSKESGGRGGGGGGRMGGNMGGRGPHTQGGGRPSQPQDEGWNTVPISKNRPIDTTRLSKITKPGALDFNNQLLAPGGKGMWGSWGKGSSGGTGAKPVSGEQDSGRPATSTLNRFSALQSGSSMSSSDSDRRVPQRSSSSRERGGDRDRGEREKDRFDRFDRSEGRDGRDDRSSRNQITKRSFSRESQERGGRVGDGRTSTEAVRRVASMTDDRKRGSRDRGSRDRGSRDRGSRDRGSRDRGSRDRGSRDRGSSKELPAKRESVPTPPPSLPKPALSEEEVEKKACAIIEEYLHINDLKEALQCVTELNSVSLLYVFVRNGVESTLERSTIAREHTGLLLHQLVKAGTLPTEQYYKGMEEILEAAEDMAIDIPHIWLYLAELITPMLHEGGIPMGQLFREISKPLLPLGQASVLLVQILHLLCKGMTPKKVGAMWTEAGLNWSDFLPKDEDVNKFVTKQKVDFTIGEEAELVEEGKKTVLSGEELSKQLDRFLEDKVNDQRIRDWVEANLDEEQTSTNQFVRALMTSVCQSAIICDNPYRVDPLQIKLRASLLQKYLSDEQKELQALYALQALMVHMEQPANLLRMFFDALYDEDVIKEEAFYKWETSKDPAEQTGKGVALKSVTAFFTWLREAEEESDKE; translated from the exons CAGGAGCATATTATCCAGCTCAGCCACAGTACTCGCCATCTGTCCAGCCTGCACCGGTCATGATCAACCCCACCCAGCAACAGCAACAAGCCCCGCCTCCTCAGCAACCACCGCCACAGCCACAAGGCCCGCTAAAGAGGGAACGCAAACCG ATAAGAATACGAGACCCCAACCAGGGCGGGCGTGATATCACAGAGGAGATCATGTCAGGTGGAAGGTCCACCACCACACCGACTCCCCCACAG GCCTCCGCAGCAGATTTAAGTCCTGCACAGACCAACGGTGAAATTGTCCAGCCTGTTGCTACAGTGACGAGACAAG ATGAAAACATGGAGTCTTCTGTTACTGCTGACacgcctccacctcctgccaCAGCAGACACGGAGCCTGTGATCGAGGCCAAACAGGAAACGGACAGCCAGATGGCAGTGTGTGCTGAATCAGCCGCACAATCTGCAGCCTCCCCAGCTGATACTGAGGTTCCATCCCCATTGATAGAGgaacagcagcctccctcttctctccctcctgcagTAGCATCTACTCCTACTCCTGCTGAGGCAGTAAATAAAGACGTTTCTAAAGTCGGTGACACAGTAGATGCTCCCGTCGTCCCTTCAGCATCGTTAGCAGCACAAGAGGCACCTGTCAAAGTGGAGGAACCACAGGCCGCCCCAGCTCCACCTGAGACGGCACCAGagaatgaagaaaagacaacagaggaagtaaagaaaactgaaaaagaggaggaggtggccaGCTCCAAATTGGAGCCTGCAGTTGAAGTTGCAGCAGCAGTTGCCCCTGTCACAATGGCAAAAGAAGAAGCAGTCACAAAGACAGCAACTGAAATGTCCCAGCCTCCACCCTCTGCACCGGAATGTGCTcctccacagacacagagcGCTGCACCAAGCTCTGCCCCAGAACCCGAACCCATTGCGGATGAAACGGCAGAGCCTCTTCTCTCCAACGGCCTTCCTCAGGACATTGAGGATCTGCCCGAGGATGTGGCGGTTTCAGACACTACACCCCTTGACAAGCCTGATGCTTTGCAATCTCAGGAATCCACACCTGTGGCTAAAATGGCAGCACCAActcaggtagaggaggaggtagaggaggaggtagaggaggaggtagaggtagaggaggaggtaaaggaggaggaggtaaaggtggaggtggaggaggagaaggaggaggaggaagagaaggaggaagagaaggaggaagagaaggaggaagtggaggaggaagtggaggaggagaagaaaggggatgaggtgaaggagaaaagTGAGGATGCTCCTCCCGCCACTGTTAGCTGCCCTACAGAGGAATCTACTATGCAAG CTGCTACGTCTCTgccaaagaagaggaggaacatgaaGGAGCTCAACAAAAAGGAGGCCATCGGAGACCTCCTGGATGCATTCACAGAT gagcaggaccCCAAGCCGGCCCCTGAACCCTCGTCCACTCAGGCCGAACCTGTTCCTGTTGCTCCAGCTGAACCTCCTGCTGAGGTTGTAGATGAGACctgggaagagaaagaggacaaGCAGAATGCCACGCCGGAACCAACTGAGCAGAAATACCAGTACAAAGGAG AACAATGGAAGCCGATAGACCCAGAAGACAAGAAGCGGTACGACAGGGAGTTCCTCCTGGGCTTCCAGTTTAGCAGTGCCAGTGTAACCAAACCAGAGGGCCTGCCAACCATCAGCGATGTGGTCCTGGACAAG GTGAACAAGACTCCCCTGCGGCCAGTGGACCCAGCTCGACTGATGAACGTTGGTCCTGACTTCACTCCCTCGTATTTGGGGAACCTTGGTAGCAGATCAGTGGGAGGACCACGAGGCCCA CCTCCTGGGCCACGTCGCTCTCAGCAGGGTCAGCGTAAGGAACCCAGGaaaatcatcatcagcagcatgtCCCTCAATGATGACGTGCAACTCAACAAGGCTGAGAAGGCCTGGAAGCCCTCTGTGAAAAAGTCCACTCGCAGCCGTGCTGCAGAAGATGCAGCACCAGCAGTCACAGCAGAAGACAACGACAGTGACGAGGCCAAGACCCAGGAGCTGTTCAAGCGTCTGCGCAGTATCCTCAACAAGTTGACTCCTCAGAAGTTTCAGGAGCTGATGAAACAGGTGACGGATCTGACGATAGACACGGAGGAGAGGTTGAAAGGAGCCATCGACCTCATCTTTGAGAAGGCCATCTCAGAGCCCAACTTCTCTGTGGCCTACGCCAACATGTGCCGCTGCCTTATGGGA ttGAAAGTCCCCACTTCGGACAAGCCAGGAACTTTTGCCAACTTTCGCAAACTGCTGCTTAACCGCTGTCAGAAAGAGTTTGAGAAGGACCAGGATGATGCTGAGATCTTTGAGAAGAAGCAAAAAGAGATGGAGGCTTCAAAAGAT GAGGAAGAGCGTGAGCGCTTGAGGGTGGCGCTTGAAGATTCGAAAGACAAGGCCCGCCGCCGCTCTTTGGGTAACATAAAGTTCATCGGCGAGCTCTTCAAACTGAAGATGCTGACAGAGGCAATCATGCACGACTGTGTTGTGAAACTACTAAAGAATCACGATGAAGAGTCTCTGGAGTGTCTCTGTAGGCTGCTCTCCACTATTGGAAAAGACCTGGACTTTGAAAAGGCAAAG CCTCGTATGGATCAGTATTTTGCCCAGATGGACAAGATcatcaaagagaaaaagacctCGTCCAGAATCCGCTTCATGCTGCAAGACATCTTGGACGTCAGGAGG AACAACTGGGTGCCTCGCAGAGGAGACCAGGGTCCTAAAACAATCGACCAGATTCACAAGGAGGCCGAGATGGAGGAAGTCAGGGAGCAGAGCAAAGTGCAGCAGCTGATCATGAACAGTAAAGAGAGCGGTGGAAGGggcggtggaggtggaggcagaaTGGGAGGGAACATGGGGGGCCGAGGCCCTCACACGCAAGGAGGTGGCCGGCCTTCTCAGCCCCAGGATGAGGGATGGAACACGGTGCCCATCTCCAAGAACAGGCCCATCGACACCACCCGCCTTAGCAAGATCACCAAG CCCGGTGCTCTGGACTTCAACAATCAACTGTTGGCTCCAGGAGGCAAAGGCATGTGGGGCAGCTGGGGCAAAGGCAGCAGTGGAGGAACCGGAGCTAAACCAGTCAGCGGAGAGCAGG ATTCTGGTCGTCCAGCTACCAGCACCCTGAACCGATTCTCTGCCCTGCAGTCTGGTTCTTCAATGTCTTCATCAGACTCTGATCGCAGAGTTCCTCAGAG GTCAAGCTCCAGTCGTGAGCGCGGTGGCGACAGAGACCGGGGCGAGCGCGAGAAGGATCGGTTTGACCGATTTGACCGCAGTGAGGGACGGGATGGGCGCGACGACAGGAGCAGCCGGAACCAAATCACCAAGAGGAGCTTCAGCAGAGAGTCGCAGGAGCGCGGCGGGAGGGTTGGAGACGGTCGGACCTCTACTGAGGCTGTGCGTCGTGTTGCCAGCATGACTGACGATAGGAAAAGAGGAAGCAGGGACCGAGGAAGCAGGGACCGAGGAAGCAGGGACCGAGGAAGCAGGGACCGAGGAAGCAGAGACCGAGGAAGCAGGGACCGAGGAAGCAGGGACAGGGGTTCAAGCAAAGAGCTCCCAG CCAAGCGTGAGAGTGTccctactcctcctccctctcttcccaaACCTGCTTtgtctgaggaggaggtggagaagaaggcGTGCGCCATCATCGAGGAGTACCTCCACATCAATGACTTGAAG GAGGCGCTGCAGTGTGTGACCGAGCTCAACAGTGTCTCGCTGCTGTACGTGTTTGTGCGGAACGGCGTGGAGTCGACGCTTGAGCGCAGCACAATCGCAAGAGAGCACACGGGCCTGTTGCTGCACCAACTCGTTAAGGCAGGGACATTGCCCACGGAACAGTACTACAAAGG GATGGAAGAGATCCTGGAGGCAGCAGAAGACATGGCCATAGACATACCTCACATCTGGCTCTACCTGGCTGAACTCATTACCCCCATGCTCCATGAGGGAGGCATCCCTATGGGACAGCTCTTCAG GGAGATCTCAAAGCCTCTCTTGCCTCTGGGGCAGGCGTCCGTGCTGCTTGTCCAGATCCTTCATTTGCTCTGCAAAGGAATG ACCCCTAAGAAGGTCGGGGCCATGTGGACAGAGGCTGGGCTGAACTGGAGCGACTTCTTGCCCAAGGATGAAGACGTCAACAAGTTTGTCACTAAGCAG AAAGTGGATTTCACCATAGGAGAAGAGGCGGAATTGGTGGAAGAGGGTAAGAAGACGGTCCTGAGTGGAGAGGAGCTCAGCAAACAGCTGGACAGATTCCTTGAGGACAAGGTCAACGACCAGCGCATCAGAGACTGGGTGGAG gctaacttggacgaggagcagacgtctaCCAACCAGTTCGTCCGAGCGCTGATGACATCAGTGTGTCAGTCTGCTATCATTT GCGACAACCCATACAGGGTGGACCCACTTCAGATCAAACTGAGGGCCAGTCTGCTGCAGAAATACCTGAGTGATGAGCAGAAGGAGCTCCAGGCCCTTTACGCCCTCCAGGCTCTGATGGTGCACATGGAGCAGCCTGCAA acctgCTGCGGATGTTCTTCGACGCCTTGTACGATGAGGATGTCATCAAAGAAGAGGCCTTCTACAAGTGGGAAACCAGCAAAGACCCTGCGGAGCAGACGGGCAAAGGTGTGGCCTTAAAATCAGTCACCGCCTTCTTCACCTGGCTCcgtgaggcagaggaagagtCCGACAAGGAATAA
- the eif4g1a gene encoding eukaryotic translation initiation factor 4 gamma 1a isoform X1, with protein MNKPPQPITGPSSVPNPAPSPGLTQAAYGPGQPPSLVFATPPPPQMNSAPQPRQFAAGPRTLHQQGGYRALQSYYPNRPTMATSAPRVQTSSGPRPVGPTHVYPTSSQMMMLSQQQLSFAGSPQGYFIPPPGQYRAPYMPPTQQYPVTSGTAGFYPGTSPAEYTTYAGAYYPAQPQYSPSVQPAPVMINPTQQQQQAPPPQQPPPQPQGPLKRERKPIRIRDPNQGGRDITEEIMSGGRSTTTPTPPQASAADLSPAQTNGEIVQPVATVTRQDENMESSVTADTPPPPATADTEPVIEAKQETDSQMAVCAESAAQSAASPADTEVPSPLIEEQQPPSSLPPAVASTPTPAEAVNKDVSKVGDTVDAPVVPSASLAAQEAPVKVEEPQAAPAPPETAPENEEKTTEEVKKTEKEEEVASSKLEPAVEVAAAVAPVTMAKEEAVTKTATEMSQPPPSAPECAPPQTQSAAPSSAPEPEPIADETAEPLLSNGLPQDIEDLPEDVAVSDTTPLDKPDALQSQESTPVAKMAAPTQVEEEVEEEVEEEVEVEEEVKEEEVKVEVEEEKEEEEEKEEEKEEEKEEVEEEVEEEKKGDEVKEKSEDAPPATVSCPTEESTMQAATSLPKKRRNMKELNKKEAIGDLLDAFTDEQDPKPAPEPSSTQAEPVPVAPAEPPAEVVDETWEEKEDKQNATPEPTEQKYQYKGEQWKPIDPEDKKRYDREFLLGFQFSSASVTKPEGLPTISDVVLDKVNKTPLRPVDPARLMNVGPDFTPSYLGNLGSRSVGGPRGPPPGPRRSQQGQRKEPRKIIISSMSLNDDVQLNKAEKAWKPSVKKSTRSRAAEDAAPAVTAEDNDSDEAKTQELFKRLRSILNKLTPQKFQELMKQVTDLTIDTEERLKGAIDLIFEKAISEPNFSVAYANMCRCLMGLKVPTSDKPGTFANFRKLLLNRCQKEFEKDQDDAEIFEKKQKEMEASKDEEERERLRVALEDSKDKARRRSLGNIKFIGELFKLKMLTEAIMHDCVVKLLKNHDEESLECLCRLLSTIGKDLDFEKAKPRMDQYFAQMDKIIKEKKTSSRIRFMLQDILDVRRNNWVPRRGDQGPKTIDQIHKEAEMEEVREQSKVQQLIMNSKESGGRGGGGGGRMGGNMGGRGPHTQGGGRPSQPQDEGWNTVPISKNRPIDTTRLSKITKPGALDFNNQLLAPGGKGMWGSWGKGSSGGTGAKPVSGEQDSGRPATSTLNRFSALQSGSSMSSSDSDRRVPQRSSSSRERGGDRDRGEREKDRFDRFDRSEGRDGRDDRSSRNQITKRSFSRESQERGGRVGDGRTSTEAVRRVASMTDDRKRGSRDRGSRDRGSRDRGSRDRGSRDRGSRDRGSRDRGSSKELPAKRESVPTPPPSLPKPALSEEEVEKKACAIIEEYLHINDLKEALQCVTELNSVSLLYVFVRNGVESTLERSTIAREHTGLLLHQLVKAGTLPTEQYYKGMEEILEAAEDMAIDIPHIWLYLAELITPMLHEGGIPMGQLFREISKPLLPLGQASVLLVQILHLLCKGMTPKKVGAMWTEAGLNWSDFLPKDEDVNKFVTKQKVDFTIGEEAELVEEGKKTVLSGEELSKQLDRFLEDKVNDQRIRDWVEANLDEEQTSTNQFVRALMTSVCQSAIICDNPYRVDPLQIKLRASLLQKYLSDEQKELQALYALQALMVHMEQPANLLRMFFDALYDEDVIKEEAFYKWETSKDPAEQTGKGVALKSVTAFFTWLREAEEESDKE; from the exons CAGGAGCATATTATCCAGCTCAGCCACAGTACTCGCCATCTGTCCAGCCTGCACCGGTCATGATCAACCCCACCCAGCAACAGCAACAAGCCCCGCCTCCTCAGCAACCACCGCCACAGCCACAAGGCCCGCTAAAGAGGGAACGCAAACCG ATAAGAATACGAGACCCCAACCAGGGCGGGCGTGATATCACAGAGGAGATCATGTCAGGTGGAAGGTCCACCACCACACCGACTCCCCCACAG GCCTCCGCAGCAGATTTAAGTCCTGCACAGACCAACGGTGAAATTGTCCAGCCTGTTGCTACAGTGACGAGACAAG ATGAAAACATGGAGTCTTCTGTTACTGCTGACacgcctccacctcctgccaCAGCAGACACGGAGCCTGTGATCGAGGCCAAACAGGAAACGGACAGCCAGATGGCAGTGTGTGCTGAATCAGCCGCACAATCTGCAGCCTCCCCAGCTGATACTGAGGTTCCATCCCCATTGATAGAGgaacagcagcctccctcttctctccctcctgcagTAGCATCTACTCCTACTCCTGCTGAGGCAGTAAATAAAGACGTTTCTAAAGTCGGTGACACAGTAGATGCTCCCGTCGTCCCTTCAGCATCGTTAGCAGCACAAGAGGCACCTGTCAAAGTGGAGGAACCACAGGCCGCCCCAGCTCCACCTGAGACGGCACCAGagaatgaagaaaagacaacagaggaagtaaagaaaactgaaaaagaggaggaggtggccaGCTCCAAATTGGAGCCTGCAGTTGAAGTTGCAGCAGCAGTTGCCCCTGTCACAATGGCAAAAGAAGAAGCAGTCACAAAGACAGCAACTGAAATGTCCCAGCCTCCACCCTCTGCACCGGAATGTGCTcctccacagacacagagcGCTGCACCAAGCTCTGCCCCAGAACCCGAACCCATTGCGGATGAAACGGCAGAGCCTCTTCTCTCCAACGGCCTTCCTCAGGACATTGAGGATCTGCCCGAGGATGTGGCGGTTTCAGACACTACACCCCTTGACAAGCCTGATGCTTTGCAATCTCAGGAATCCACACCTGTGGCTAAAATGGCAGCACCAActcaggtagaggaggaggtagaggaggaggtagaggaggaggtagaggtagaggaggaggtaaaggaggaggaggtaaaggtggaggtggaggaggagaaggaggaggaggaagagaaggaggaagagaaggaggaagagaaggaggaagtggaggaggaagtggaggaggagaagaaaggggatgaggtgaaggagaaaagTGAGGATGCTCCTCCCGCCACTGTTAGCTGCCCTACAGAGGAATCTACTATGCAAG CTGCTACGTCTCTgccaaagaagaggaggaacatgaaGGAGCTCAACAAAAAGGAGGCCATCGGAGACCTCCTGGATGCATTCACAGAT gagcaggaccCCAAGCCGGCCCCTGAACCCTCGTCCACTCAGGCCGAACCTGTTCCTGTTGCTCCAGCTGAACCTCCTGCTGAGGTTGTAGATGAGACctgggaagagaaagaggacaaGCAGAATGCCACGCCGGAACCAACTGAGCAGAAATACCAGTACAAAGGAG AACAATGGAAGCCGATAGACCCAGAAGACAAGAAGCGGTACGACAGGGAGTTCCTCCTGGGCTTCCAGTTTAGCAGTGCCAGTGTAACCAAACCAGAGGGCCTGCCAACCATCAGCGATGTGGTCCTGGACAAG GTGAACAAGACTCCCCTGCGGCCAGTGGACCCAGCTCGACTGATGAACGTTGGTCCTGACTTCACTCCCTCGTATTTGGGGAACCTTGGTAGCAGATCAGTGGGAGGACCACGAGGCCCA CCTCCTGGGCCACGTCGCTCTCAGCAGGGTCAGCGTAAGGAACCCAGGaaaatcatcatcagcagcatgtCCCTCAATGATGACGTGCAACTCAACAAGGCTGAGAAGGCCTGGAAGCCCTCTGTGAAAAAGTCCACTCGCAGCCGTGCTGCAGAAGATGCAGCACCAGCAGTCACAGCAGAAGACAACGACAGTGACGAGGCCAAGACCCAGGAGCTGTTCAAGCGTCTGCGCAGTATCCTCAACAAGTTGACTCCTCAGAAGTTTCAGGAGCTGATGAAACAGGTGACGGATCTGACGATAGACACGGAGGAGAGGTTGAAAGGAGCCATCGACCTCATCTTTGAGAAGGCCATCTCAGAGCCCAACTTCTCTGTGGCCTACGCCAACATGTGCCGCTGCCTTATGGGA ttGAAAGTCCCCACTTCGGACAAGCCAGGAACTTTTGCCAACTTTCGCAAACTGCTGCTTAACCGCTGTCAGAAAGAGTTTGAGAAGGACCAGGATGATGCTGAGATCTTTGAGAAGAAGCAAAAAGAGATGGAGGCTTCAAAAGAT GAGGAAGAGCGTGAGCGCTTGAGGGTGGCGCTTGAAGATTCGAAAGACAAGGCCCGCCGCCGCTCTTTGGGTAACATAAAGTTCATCGGCGAGCTCTTCAAACTGAAGATGCTGACAGAGGCAATCATGCACGACTGTGTTGTGAAACTACTAAAGAATCACGATGAAGAGTCTCTGGAGTGTCTCTGTAGGCTGCTCTCCACTATTGGAAAAGACCTGGACTTTGAAAAGGCAAAG CCTCGTATGGATCAGTATTTTGCCCAGATGGACAAGATcatcaaagagaaaaagacctCGTCCAGAATCCGCTTCATGCTGCAAGACATCTTGGACGTCAGGAGG AACAACTGGGTGCCTCGCAGAGGAGACCAGGGTCCTAAAACAATCGACCAGATTCACAAGGAGGCCGAGATGGAGGAAGTCAGGGAGCAGAGCAAAGTGCAGCAGCTGATCATGAACAGTAAAGAGAGCGGTGGAAGGggcggtggaggtggaggcagaaTGGGAGGGAACATGGGGGGCCGAGGCCCTCACACGCAAGGAGGTGGCCGGCCTTCTCAGCCCCAGGATGAGGGATGGAACACGGTGCCCATCTCCAAGAACAGGCCCATCGACACCACCCGCCTTAGCAAGATCACCAAG CCCGGTGCTCTGGACTTCAACAATCAACTGTTGGCTCCAGGAGGCAAAGGCATGTGGGGCAGCTGGGGCAAAGGCAGCAGTGGAGGAACCGGAGCTAAACCAGTCAGCGGAGAGCAGG ATTCTGGTCGTCCAGCTACCAGCACCCTGAACCGATTCTCTGCCCTGCAGTCTGGTTCTTCAATGTCTTCATCAGACTCTGATCGCAGAGTTCCTCAGAG GTCAAGCTCCAGTCGTGAGCGCGGTGGCGACAGAGACCGGGGCGAGCGCGAGAAGGATCGGTTTGACCGATTTGACCGCAGTGAGGGACGGGATGGGCGCGACGACAGGAGCAGCCGGAACCAAATCACCAAGAGGAGCTTCAGCAGAGAGTCGCAGGAGCGCGGCGGGAGGGTTGGAGACGGTCGGACCTCTACTGAGGCTGTGCGTCGTGTTGCCAGCATGACTGACGATAGGAAAAGAGGAAGCAGGGACCGAGGAAGCAGGGACCGAGGAAGCAGGGACCGAGGAAGCAGGGACCGAGGAAGCAGAGACCGAGGAAGCAGGGACCGAGGAAGCAGGGACAGGGGTTCAAGCAAAGAGCTCCCAG CCAAGCGTGAGAGTGTccctactcctcctccctctcttcccaaACCTGCTTtgtctgaggaggaggtggagaagaaggcGTGCGCCATCATCGAGGAGTACCTCCACATCAATGACTTGAAG GAGGCGCTGCAGTGTGTGACCGAGCTCAACAGTGTCTCGCTGCTGTACGTGTTTGTGCGGAACGGCGTGGAGTCGACGCTTGAGCGCAGCACAATCGCAAGAGAGCACACGGGCCTGTTGCTGCACCAACTCGTTAAGGCAGGGACATTGCCCACGGAACAGTACTACAAAGG GATGGAAGAGATCCTGGAGGCAGCAGAAGACATGGCCATAGACATACCTCACATCTGGCTCTACCTGGCTGAACTCATTACCCCCATGCTCCATGAGGGAGGCATCCCTATGGGACAGCTCTTCAG GGAGATCTCAAAGCCTCTCTTGCCTCTGGGGCAGGCGTCCGTGCTGCTTGTCCAGATCCTTCATTTGCTCTGCAAAGGAATG ACCCCTAAGAAGGTCGGGGCCATGTGGACAGAGGCTGGGCTGAACTGGAGCGACTTCTTGCCCAAGGATGAAGACGTCAACAAGTTTGTCACTAAGCAG AAAGTGGATTTCACCATAGGAGAAGAGGCGGAATTGGTGGAAGAGGGTAAGAAGACGGTCCTGAGTGGAGAGGAGCTCAGCAAACAGCTGGACAGATTCCTTGAGGACAAGGTCAACGACCAGCGCATCAGAGACTGGGTGGAG gctaacttggacgaggagcagacgtctaCCAACCAGTTCGTCCGAGCGCTGATGACATCAGTGTGTCAGTCTGCTATCATTT GCGACAACCCATACAGGGTGGACCCACTTCAGATCAAACTGAGGGCCAGTCTGCTGCAGAAATACCTGAGTGATGAGCAGAAGGAGCTCCAGGCCCTTTACGCCCTCCAGGCTCTGATGGTGCACATGGAGCAGCCTGCAA acctgCTGCGGATGTTCTTCGACGCCTTGTACGATGAGGATGTCATCAAAGAAGAGGCCTTCTACAAGTGGGAAACCAGCAAAGACCCTGCGGAGCAGACGGGCAAAGGTGTGGCCTTAAAATCAGTCACCGCCTTCTTCACCTGGCTCcgtgaggcagaggaagagtCCGACAAGGAATAA